In a genomic window of Papilio machaon chromosome 4, ilPapMach1.1, whole genome shotgun sequence:
- the LOC106720605 gene encoding 28S ribosomal protein S22, mitochondrial isoform X2 codes for MALHKFIQKNVILQYNHFQLLAISSRKLSIIPTVYDGEQDPGPKFFSSGVQALLKRLTRPDFSKVFRKRTNSNRPVLKTPEYKFLTNEELQSEFSKANKTAARLLQMPPVVKVHQPINEVLSKDPALVGYDNTKYLFTDITFGVPNEHRLIVERDPDGTLQMSDHDTRKRLNQGRKVREPMMFADEEKLNSLLEAEKYEYILDRACIQYEPDEPSYQKVTSITYQHVDMKTNYKLLRSTRHFGPLAFYLTWHQSMDNLMLELLQMGVIREAVLLMGLRQAIHEDITFASDLNALVQQVLPMPVQAAKPDSLSEEDIQLDNKCIDCVVKYIAKNSAMKSQQELALQGFKEDYQQMVELSRGLRKAHGEA; via the exons ATGGCACTACATAAATTCATACAGAAAAACGTAATTCTACAATACAACCATTTTCAGCTTCTTGCTATTTCAAGTCgaaaattaagtattattcCTACGGTGTACG ATGGGGAACAAGATCCAGGTCCGAAATTTTTTTCGTCAGGCGTCCAAGCGCTTTTGAAACGATTGACTAGACCAGATTTCTCAAAAGTATTTCGCAAAAGAACAAATAGCAACCGACCTGTTCTTAAGACTccagaatataaatttttaacaaatgagGAACTCCAAAGTGAATTTTCAAAAGCCAATAAGACAGCTGCTCGATTGCTACAGATGCCACCGGTTGTCAAG GTACATCAGCCAATCAATGAAGTTCTATCTAAGGACCCAGCTCTTGTTGGATATGACAATACAAAGTATTTGTTTACAGACATCACCTTTGGTGTACCAAATGAACACAGACTTATTGTGGAAAG GGACCCTGATGGTACACTACAAATGAGTGATCATGATACACGAAAAAGACTTAATCAG GGTCGCAAAGTAAGAGAACCAATGATGTTTGCTgatgaagaaaaattaaatagtctACTGGAGGCAGAGAAATATGAATACATACTCGATCGTGCTTGCATACAGTACGAGCCGGACGAACCGTCGTATCAGAAAGTGACAAGCATTACATATCAGCATGTTGATATGAAAAccaattataaattgttaag ATCGACAAGGCATTTCGGTCCCCTGGCCTTCTATTTAACTTGGCATCAATCAATGGACAACTTGATGTTGGAATTATTGCAAATGGGTGTTATAAGAGAAGCTGTGCTTTTAATGGGTCTGAGGCAAGCCATTCATGAAGATATTACATTTGCCAGTGATCTCAATGCACTGGTACAACaa GTTCTCCCTATGCCAGTGCAAGCAGCGAAACCTGACAGTTTATCGGAAGAAGACATCCAACTTGACAACAAGTGCATTGATTGTGTTGTCAAATATATCGCGAAAAACTCGGCTATGAAGAGCCAACAAGAACTCGCTTTACAAGGCTTCAAAGAAGATTATCAGCAAATGGTGGAGCTCAGTCGCGGCTTGAGGAAGGCTCACGGTGAAGcctaa
- the LOC106720605 gene encoding 28S ribosomal protein S22, mitochondrial isoform X1 produces the protein MALHKFIQKNVILQYNHFQLLAISSRKLSIIPTVYDGEQDPGPKFFSSGVQALLKRLTRPDFSKVFRKRTNSNRPVLKTPEYKFLTNEELQSEFSKANKTAARLLQMPPVVKVHQPINEVLSKDPALVGYDNTKYLFTDITFGVPNEHRLIVERDPDGTLQMSDHDTRKRLNQIYFPIQGRKVREPMMFADEEKLNSLLEAEKYEYILDRACIQYEPDEPSYQKVTSITYQHVDMKTNYKLLRSTRHFGPLAFYLTWHQSMDNLMLELLQMGVIREAVLLMGLRQAIHEDITFASDLNALVQQVLPMPVQAAKPDSLSEEDIQLDNKCIDCVVKYIAKNSAMKSQQELALQGFKEDYQQMVELSRGLRKAHGEA, from the exons ATGGCACTACATAAATTCATACAGAAAAACGTAATTCTACAATACAACCATTTTCAGCTTCTTGCTATTTCAAGTCgaaaattaagtattattcCTACGGTGTACG ATGGGGAACAAGATCCAGGTCCGAAATTTTTTTCGTCAGGCGTCCAAGCGCTTTTGAAACGATTGACTAGACCAGATTTCTCAAAAGTATTTCGCAAAAGAACAAATAGCAACCGACCTGTTCTTAAGACTccagaatataaatttttaacaaatgagGAACTCCAAAGTGAATTTTCAAAAGCCAATAAGACAGCTGCTCGATTGCTACAGATGCCACCGGTTGTCAAG GTACATCAGCCAATCAATGAAGTTCTATCTAAGGACCCAGCTCTTGTTGGATATGACAATACAAAGTATTTGTTTACAGACATCACCTTTGGTGTACCAAATGAACACAGACTTATTGTGGAAAG GGACCCTGATGGTACACTACAAATGAGTGATCATGATACACGAAAAAGACTTAATCAG ATATACTTTCCAATTCAGGGTCGCAAAGTAAGAGAACCAATGATGTTTGCTgatgaagaaaaattaaatagtctACTGGAGGCAGAGAAATATGAATACATACTCGATCGTGCTTGCATACAGTACGAGCCGGACGAACCGTCGTATCAGAAAGTGACAAGCATTACATATCAGCATGTTGATATGAAAAccaattataaattgttaag ATCGACAAGGCATTTCGGTCCCCTGGCCTTCTATTTAACTTGGCATCAATCAATGGACAACTTGATGTTGGAATTATTGCAAATGGGTGTTATAAGAGAAGCTGTGCTTTTAATGGGTCTGAGGCAAGCCATTCATGAAGATATTACATTTGCCAGTGATCTCAATGCACTGGTACAACaa GTTCTCCCTATGCCAGTGCAAGCAGCGAAACCTGACAGTTTATCGGAAGAAGACATCCAACTTGACAACAAGTGCATTGATTGTGTTGTCAAATATATCGCGAAAAACTCGGCTATGAAGAGCCAACAAGAACTCGCTTTACAAGGCTTCAAAGAAGATTATCAGCAAATGGTGGAGCTCAGTCGCGGCTTGAGGAAGGCTCACGGTGAAGcctaa
- the LOC106720765 gene encoding zinc finger CCHC domain-containing protein 8 homolog, producing MAKRKTGVNDIIYELDNDDTESSSEDEVKENKKKRFETNTSSKMTATQSITDKSIVDMTTLSNSMDDSDSIIEIEDKSQNGGKNSIVVVEDDNTEEEINNDELDCVIFSSVEKHEQQSIDGPETIILNEDITIDSPASINGPASIGGESTSPLISIRFKNNKLANKYKEKIKMFISGLLLSDNENVVTESDTELDLAIWSDNLITDQPKPKEDNIDMNLFFVDTNPKDESNNEIPQYTQSSKVISNEVEKEPEPSKALRRGPICFNCDGEHVLRDCKLPRNNNRIAENRKNLTTKLGRYHVEDDQKYGHLIPGRISSQLRHALGLKRNELPLHIYRMRKLGYPPGWLEEARISHSGISMFDSAGKVILDEDDEEGQICEAGSKDKFDIKKILDFPGFNVPASSRYVEQGHIVGAPPISEQDSKMLMLQTLAPNAMKAYKRKKLTIFPSGTPNDSQISQTEMELDSGDEVSEFPLVPPLPDEEPPPLPPPPDSPPPSLDNTNQDISSQEVLGSPKNVATATGKDKSSPNKSEVHKEIDGNKEKIVSASELIDIPMPDDDFIIIDEDFEDYEDIPNNSGTKSPTLNDLEEKKKKLLDAIKEQSPTKLISQFSRETEIVVGEKESEQVGNEVEKTELNKIDEKCDENANKSVIELEIPSTVRQVSTKISETPDLESERSKTGQSTSITGIAISETTNKESEPTKTSQSKSKTDIVISETTKIDSEPTKTSQSTPKTGIVKSTFYGTPVLNVASPYVKLPSDDKFAKDICDVINFENLPNSTGKYKKICNLLKKVKSEVDRIQES from the exons ATGGCAAAGAGAAAAACGGGAGTGAACGATATTATATATGAGTTGGACAATGATGACACCGAAAGCAGTAGTGAAGATGAAGTTAAGGAAAATAAGAAGAAACGTTTTGAGACTAATACCTCTTCCAAAATGACGGCAACCCAATCTATTACTGATAAAAGTATAGTTGATATGACTACACTTAGTAATTCTATGGACGATAGTGATAGTATAATCGAAATTGAAGACAAAAGTCAGAATGGAGGGAAAAATTCGATTGTTGTTGTAGAAGACGATAATACCGAAGAAGAGATAAATAATGATGAGTTagattgtgttattttttcgtCTGTTGAAAAACATGAACAACAGAGTATTGACGGTCCtgaaactattattttaaatgaagatattACTATCGACTCTCCAGCTTCAATTAATGGGCCGGCGTCAATCGGAGGTGAGAGTACTTCGCCACTGATATCCAtacgatttaaaaacaacaagcTGGCGAATAAGTATAAAGAgaagattaaaatgtttataagtgGTCTATTATTAAgtgataatgaaaatgttGTCACTGAAAGTGATACAGAATTGGACCTTGCTATTTGGtcagataatttaattactgatCAGCCGAAACCAAAAGAAGACAATATTGatatgaatttgttttttgttgatACAAATCCAAAAGATGAATCGAATAATGAAATTCCACAATATACACAA TCTTCTAAAGTTATTTCAAATGAGGTAGAAAAAGAACCGGAGCCCTCAAAAGCTCTCCGAAGGGGACCAATCTGTTTTAACTGTGATGGAGAGCATGTGTTAAGAGATTGTAAATTACcaagaaataataacagaatTGCTGAAAACAGAAAGAATTTAACCACGAAACTTGG TCGATATCATGTTGAAGATGATCAGAAATATGGTCATTTAATACCTGGAAGGATATCTAGTCAGCTACGACATGCACTAGGACTGAAAAGGAACGAGTTACCATTACATATATATCGCATGCGGAAGCTCGGTTATCCTCCCGGTTGGCTGGAAGAAGCTAGAATATCACATTCCGGAATATCAATGTTTGACTCAGct GGTAAGGTGATTCTGGATGAGGATGATGAAGAAGGGCAGATATGTGAGGCCGGCTCCAAAGATAAGTTTGATATCAAGAAGATACTTGACTTTCCTGGATTTAATGTACCGGCCAGCTCTAGATATGTTgag CAAGGTCACATAGTTGGTGCTCCACCAATCTCGGAGCAAGATAGCAAGATGTTGATGCTTCAGACATTGGCACCGAATGCAATGAAAGCATATAAACGGAAAAAGTTGACAATATTCCCATCTGGTACACCAAATGACTCTCAAATCAGTCAAACGGAGATGGAATTGGACAGTGGAGATG AAGTATCCGAGTTCCCACTAGTGCCTCCCCTACCTGACGAGGAGCCTCCTCCTCTGCCTCCGCCCCCCGACTCACCACCGCCTTCACTAGACAACACTAACCAAGATATATCAAGTCAAG aagTTCTAGGGTCACCTAAAAATGTAGCCACCGCAACTGGAAAAGATAAATCAAGTCCAAACAAGTCTGAAGTTCATAAAGAAATAGatggaaataaagaaaaaattgtctCGGCATCAGAATTAATAGATATTCCAATGCCAGATGatgactttataattattgatgaagatTTTGAAGACTATGAG GATATACCAAACAACAGCGGCACTAAAAGTCCAACTTTGAATGATTTGgaagaaaagaagaaaaagctATTGGATGCTATTAAAGAACAAAGTCCAACAAAACTGATATCCCAATTTTCAAGGGAAACTGAAATAGTTGTTGGTGAAAAGGAAAGTGAGCAAGTTGGTAATGAAGTCGAAAAGactgaattaaacaaaatagatGAGAAATGCGATGAAAATGCAAACAAATCCGTAATTGAACTAGAAATTCCTTCCACTGTTAGACAAGTAAGTACAAAAATTAGTGAAACCCCTGACTTAGAATCTGAAAGATCTAAGACTGGTCAATCAACATCAATAACTGGTATTGCCATTAGTGAAACTACTAACAAAGAATCTGAACCAACTAAGACTAGTCAGTCAAAATCAAAGACTGATATAGTCATTAGTGAAACCACTAAAATAGACTCTGAACCAACTAAAACTAGTCAGTCAACGCCAAAAACTGGTATTGTTAAATCTACATTTTACGGTACACCAGTTTTGAATGTCGCGTCCCCTTACGTTAAATTGCCGAGTGACGATAAGTTTGCTAAAGACatttgtgacgtcataaaCTTTGAGAACTTACCAAACTCGACgggtaaatacaaaaagatatgTAACCTacttaaaaaggtaaaaagtGAAGTGGACAGGATTCAAGAGTCATGA
- the LOC106720644 gene encoding small integral membrane protein 14 has product MADDMDPCECLWNHELAMRRLISLLRQGQAYCTDSECLEQLPGLPRPESAGNSFLMMFIVMALAVAMYALRPRRNQLQDATKPTPNSQDRDGAPPTPPIN; this is encoded by the exons ATGGCCGATGATATGGATCCTTGCGAATGCCTGTGGAATCATGAATTGGCGATGCGACGACTTATTTCACTG TTGCGCCAAGGGCAAGCATACTGCACTGACAGCGAGTGTCTGGAGCAGCTGCCGGGACTGCCGCGGCCCGAGTCCGCCGGCAATAGCTTTCTGATGATGTTCATAGTGATGGCGCTCGCAGTCGCCATGTACGCGCTGCGTCCGCGCCGCAACCAACTTCAGGATGCCACTAAACCAACGCCCAATTCccaa gACCGCGACGGAGCACCGCCGACGCCgccaataaattaa
- the LOC106720628 gene encoding sodium-dependent dopamine transporter, translating into MALKTPTPRDGERETWGKKVDFLLSVIGFAVDLANVWRFPYLCYKNGGGAFLVPYCIMLVVGGIPLFYMELALGQFHRKGAITCWGRLVPLFKGIGYAVVLIAFYVDFYYNVIIAWALRFFFASFTTMLPWTSCNNEWNTPSCQPFEANWDALPVNKSQPLHNESDSMASSQPFTSAASEYFNRAILELQGSEGLHDLGAIKWDMALCLLAVYIICYFSLWKGISTSGKVVWFTALFPYAVLLILLVRGITLPGSATGIQYYLSPNFEAITQPQVWVDAATQVFFSLGPGFGVLLAYASYNKYHNNVYKDAILTSVINSCTSFVAGFVIFSVLGYMAHASGKQVQDVATEGPGLVFVVYPAAIATMPGSTFWALIFFMMLLTLGLDSSFGGSEAIITALSDEFPPIGRHREIFVACLFTLYFFVGLASCTKGGFYFFQLLDRYAAGYSMLVAVFFEAIAVSWIYGTERFCEDIRDMIGFRPGVYWRVCWRFAAPAFLLFITVYGLLDYQPLAYEGYVYPGWANALGWTIAGSSVICIPTVAVYKILTTKGTFLERLRILTTPLADTERGSVHNGVVVSESGGVRLTSNAGTPTTPTAPAADTNTTIVANTIATTTNVSLAPGPALV; encoded by the exons ATGGCGTTGAAGACGCCTACGCCGCGCGACGGCGAGCGCGAGACTTGGGGCAAGAAGGTTGACTTCCTGCTCTCCGTCATCGGGTTCGCCGTCGACCTCGCCAACGTGTGGCGCTTCCCTTATCTCTGCTACAAGAATGGAGGGG GAGCTTTCCTGGTGCCGTACTGCATAATGTTGGTGGTGGGCGGCATTCCACTCTTCTATATGGAGCTGGCGCTCGGGCAGTTTCACCGCAAGGGCGCTATCACCTGCTGGGGCAGGCTAGTGCCGCTCTTCAAAG GTATCGGGTACGCGGTGGTTCTGATAGCTTTCTACGTGGATTTCTATTACAATGTCATCATCGCGTGGGCGCTCCGCTTCTTCTTCGCCTCTTTCACCACCATGCTACCGTGGACTAGCTGCAACAACGAGTGGAACACGCCCTCTTGTCAACCG TTTGAAGCCAACTGGGATGCATTGCCAGTCAACAAATCTCAACCGCTTCACAACGAATCCGACTCTATGGCATCTTCACAACCCTTTACATCAGCGGCTtctgaatattttaa CCGCGCTATCCTGGAGTTGCAAGGGAGTGAAGGACTTCACGACTTGGGCGCCATCAAGTGGGATATGGCCTTGTGTCTGCTGGCTGTCTATATCATCTGCTACTTCTCTCTTTGGAAAGGGATCAGCACTTCTGGCAAA GTGGTTTGGTTCACGGCTCTCTTCCCGTATGCAGTGCTTCTGATCCTGTTAGTCCGCGGTATAACGCTGCCAGGCTCCGCGACCGGCATACAGTATTACCTTAGTCCGAACTTCGAAGCCATTACACAGCCACAG GTTTGGGTGGACGCGGCGACACAAGTATTCTTCTCATTGGGTCCTGGATTCGGTGTGCTGTTGGCGTATGcgtcttataataaataccaTAACAACGTTTACAA AGACGCAATTTTGACTAGCGTGATCAACTCTTGCACGTCGTTCGTTGCTGGGTTTGTCATCTTCAGCGTGCTGGGCTACATGGCGCACGCGTCCGGCAAGCAGGTGCAGGACGTGGCCACTGAGGGCCCGGGCCTTGTATTCGTCGTCTACCCTGCCGCTATAGCTACGATGCCCGGATCCACTTTCTGGGCgctgatattttttatgatgcTACTGACTTTGGGACTTGATAGCTCT TTCGGCGGTTCAGAAGCAATCATAACAGCTTTGAGCGACGAGTTTCCACCGATCGGTCGTCACCGTGAGATATTCGTGGCGTGTCTCTTCACTCTGTACTTCTTCGTGGGTCTGGCGTCATGCACCAAGGGTGGTTTCTACTTCTTCCAACTGCTGGACAGATACGCAGCTGGTTATTCCATGCTCGTCGCTGTGTTCTTCGAGGCGATTGCTGTGTCTTGGATTTACG GTACGGAGCGTTTCTGCGAGGACATCCGCGACATGATTGGGTTCCGTCCGGGCGTGTACTGGCGCGTCTGCTGGCGCTTTGCTGCACCCGCCTTCCTGCTGTTTATCACCGTGTACGGCTTGCTCGACTACCAGCCGCTCGCATACGAAGGATACGTGTACCCCGGCTGGGCCAACGCGCTCGGCTGGACCATCGCCGGCTCCAGTGTCATCTGCATACCCACCGTCGCTGTATACAAGATTCTTACTACCAAGGGAACCTTCTTAGAG CGTCTACGCATTTTAACGACACCCCTGGCGGACACAGAGCGCGGCTCGGTACACAACGGCGTGGTGGTGTCTGAGAGTGGCGGCGTTAGGCTGACATCCAACGCCGGCACGCCCACAACGCCGACAGCCCCCGCCGCGGACACCAACACCACCATCGTCGCTAACACCATCGCCACCACCACCAACGTCTCGCTTGCGCCGGGGCCTGCGCTTGTCTGA